In Lacrimispora indolis DSM 755, a genomic segment contains:
- a CDS encoding YbaB/EbfC family nucleoid-associated protein yields MAKRGGFPGAMPGNMNNLMKQAQKMQRQMEETTKALEEKEYTAAAGGGAVSVTVSGKKEVTAVKLSQEVVDPDDIEMLEDLIMAATNEAFRQMEEDNSSAMAKLTGGLGGLGGGFPF; encoded by the coding sequence ATGGCAAAACGTGGCGGTTTTCCAGGCGCAATGCCTGGCAATATGAATAATTTAATGAAGCAGGCTCAGAAGATGCAGCGTCAGATGGAAGAAACAACAAAGGCGCTGGAGGAAAAGGAATATACGGCTGCAGCAGGCGGCGGAGCTGTATCAGTCACTGTTTCAGGCAAAAAAGAAGTGACTGCGGTTAAATTATCCCAGGAAGTAGTGGATCCGGATGATATTGAGATGCTGGAAGATCTGATCATGGCGGCTACCAATGAGGCGTTCCGTCAGATGGAAGAGGACAACAGCTCTGCCATGGCTAAGCTCACCGGCGGTCTTGGCGGGTTAGGCGGAGGCTTTCCGTTCTGA